From Bradyrhizobium sp. AZCC 1610:
CGGCCGGTCTTCGCCAGCACGTCATCGGCGATCGAATTCGGCACCGGACGCGGCTTCTCGATCCGGCTCAAGAGCGGCAGCAGGATGAGGAAGTAGGCAAAGTAGAGGAAGGTCAGAATGCGGCCGACGATGACATAGATGCCTTCCGGCGGCTGGGCGCCGAGATAGCCAAGCCCGATGCAGACGACGACGAACATCCAGAAGAACTGCTTCGCCAGCGGACGATATTTCGACGAGCGCGTTTTGGCGCTGTCGAGCCAGGGCAGGAACGCCAGGATGATGATCGCTCCGAACATCGCGACGACGCCGGCGAGCTTGTTCGGGATCGAGCGCAGGATGGCGTAGAACGGCAGGTAGTACCATTCCGGCACGATGTGCGCGGGCGTCACGGCCGGATTGGCGGGAATGTAATTCTCGGCGTCGCCGAGATAGTTCGGCATGTAGAAGATGAACCAGGCGAAGAACAGCAGGAAGCAGGAGACGCCGAACATGTCCTTCATGGTCGCGTAGGGCGTGAACGCCACCGTGTCCTTTTCGGTCTTCGGCTCGACGCCGGCCGGATTGTTCTGGCCCGCCACGTGCAGCGCCCAGATGTGCAGGACGACGACGCCCGCGATCACGAACGGCAGCAGATAGTGCAGCGAGAAGAAGCGATTGAGCGTCGGATTGCCGACGGAGTAGCCGCCCCACAGCAGCGTCACGATGCTCTCGCCGAAATAGGGCACGGCCGAGAACAGGTTGGTGATGACGGTGGCGCCCCAGAAGCTCATCTGGCCCCACGGCAGCACATAGCCCATGAAGCCGGTCGCCATCATCAGGAGATAGATGATGACGCCGAGGATCCAGAGCACTTCACGCGGCTCCTTGTACGACCCGTAATAGAGGCCGCGGAACATGTGGATGTAGACCGCAAAGAAAAACATCGACGCGCCGGAGGCGTGGATGTTGCGCAGCAGCCAGCCGTAATTGACGTCGCGGACGATGAGTTCGACGGACTTGAACGCCATATCGGCATGCGGCGTGTAGTGCATCGCCAGGATCACGCCGGTCAGGATCTGCACGCCCAGCATGAACGAAAGGATAGCGCCGAAGGTCCACCAGTAGTTCAGGTTTCGCGGCGTCGGATACGCCACG
This genomic window contains:
- a CDS encoding cytochrome c1, coding for MSGPSDFQPTNPALKWIERRLPIMGLMHSSFVAYPTPRNLNYWWTFGAILSFMLGVQILTGVILAMHYTPHADMAFKSVELIVRDVNYGWLLRNIHASGASMFFFAVYIHMFRGLYYGSYKEPREVLWILGVIIYLLMMATGFMGYVLPWGQMSFWGATVITNLFSAVPYFGESIVTLLWGGYSVGNPTLNRFFSLHYLLPFVIAGVVVLHIWALHVAGQNNPAGVEPKTEKDTVAFTPYATMKDMFGVSCFLLFFAWFIFYMPNYLGDAENYIPANPAVTPAHIVPEWYYLPFYAILRSIPNKLAGVVAMFGAIIILAFLPWLDSAKTRSSKYRPLAKQFFWMFVVVCIGLGYLGAQPPEGIYVIVGRILTFLYFAYFLILLPLLSRIEKPRPVPNSIADDVLAKTGRKAAPMVSSVIALLVAGGLLLGGAESARAAEGGTKPPAEKWSFAGPFGKFDRGALQRGLKVYKEVCASCHGLSFVAFRNLAEAGGPGYSVAQAQAFASEYKVKDGPNDQGDMFERPGRPADYFPSPFPNEQAARAANGGAYPPDLSLITKARSYGRGFPMFLIDFFTQYQEQGPDYVAALMQGYEDKAPAGVTLPEGSYYNRYFPGHAIKMPKPLNDGQVTYDDGSPATVAQYAKDVTTFLMWAAEPHMEARKALGLQVFVFLILLTVLLYFTKKKVWANAH